In the Paenibacillus sp. FSL H7-0357 genome, one interval contains:
- a CDS encoding SPFH domain-containing protein: MFGFRFVKFQPSDYVLKVKNGKVVREGIGLSFHYYVPTTSVVVVPVSSIDVPFMFEEITSDYQTVTVQGQLTYRIVDYRKTTQILNYTYNLKKNTYLSDDPGKLAQRVINIAKVLTKKQLEQLPLREAIQSSERLAKTITGEIERNAEIEKLGIELMGLSILAIVPNKETLRALEAQAREEILRSADNALYERRNASIEQERRVKENELNTEIAVETKKKQIRETQLDAERSVKQKQNEMKEEQLSFDTALEEKKQELIELTVANQRAEADAKAYELSAVMNSLQGVSPNVLQALTNVGMKPDKLIAIAFQELAENAGKIGQLNITPDLLQGIMAGSAGNGAGAARGAGGR, translated from the coding sequence ATGTTCGGATTCCGATTCGTGAAATTCCAGCCCAGTGATTATGTACTCAAGGTGAAGAACGGCAAAGTCGTCCGTGAAGGCATCGGTCTTTCTTTTCATTATTACGTGCCGACTACGTCGGTTGTTGTAGTGCCGGTATCCTCGATTGATGTCCCGTTTATGTTCGAAGAGATTACGAGCGATTACCAGACGGTGACCGTCCAGGGCCAGCTGACCTACCGGATCGTCGATTACCGCAAGACCACACAAATTCTCAATTATACCTACAATTTGAAAAAGAACACGTACCTGTCCGATGATCCCGGCAAGCTGGCCCAGCGGGTCATCAACATCGCCAAGGTGCTGACCAAGAAGCAGCTGGAGCAGCTGCCCCTGCGGGAAGCCATCCAGTCAAGCGAACGTCTGGCCAAGACCATTACCGGGGAGATTGAACGGAACGCGGAAATTGAGAAGCTGGGGATCGAGCTGATGGGGCTGTCGATTCTGGCGATTGTTCCGAACAAGGAGACCCTTCGTGCACTGGAGGCGCAGGCCAGAGAAGAAATTCTCCGCAGCGCAGACAATGCGCTGTATGAACGGCGCAATGCCTCCATTGAGCAGGAGCGGCGGGTGAAGGAAAACGAGCTGAATACGGAGATTGCTGTTGAGACGAAGAAGAAGCAGATCCGTGAGACCCAGCTGGATGCAGAGCGTTCAGTAAAGCAAAAGCAGAACGAAATGAAGGAAGAGCAGCTCAGCTTCGATACCGCACTGGAAGAGAAGAAGCAGGAGCTGATCGAACTCACTGTGGCCAACCAAAGAGCGGAAGCGGATGCCAAAGCCTACGAGCTGTCGGCGGTGATGAATTCGCTGCAGGGGGTATCGCCAAATGTGCTGCAGGCACTGACCAATGTCGGCATGAAGCCGGATAAGCTGATCGCCATCGCCTTCCAGGAGCTGGCTGAGAATGCCGGGAAGATCGGCCAGCTGAACATTACGCCGGATCTTCTGCAGGGAATTATGGCCGGATCGGCCGGAAACGGGGCAGGTGCGGCGAGAGGAGCGGGAGGGCGATGA
- a CDS encoding sugar kinase, whose translation MSGRMSENKIILIKRKTRLEELVVRYNTIQQAQFYIERLGADFSDYISEDHHYRKAVETAVIELSAIGRVQLLERQHVPNFIFGDEDTVVVLGQDGLVANTLKYLREQPLIGVNPDPLRWDGVLLPFTVKDLRLLLPEVFRGQRQVREVTLARAELNDGQSLYGVNDLFIGRKTHVSARYQLQLNDVTEQQSSSGIIVSTGMGSTGWLKSVLAGATGIVRSAAGLQVDAEAEAVLGLAGSGQRLAWDHPHLYFTVREPFPSRTTSAGVVFGQIGAQQPLRITSQMPEDGVIFSDGVESDFLEFNSGVEATISLAEKRGRLVV comes from the coding sequence ATGAGCGGCCGGATGTCCGAGAATAAAATCATTCTGATCAAACGCAAAACACGGCTGGAAGAGCTGGTGGTCCGCTACAATACGATCCAGCAGGCCCAGTTCTATATTGAGCGGCTGGGTGCGGATTTCAGCGACTATATCAGCGAGGATCATCATTACCGCAAGGCGGTGGAGACGGCAGTGATTGAGCTGAGCGCCATAGGCAGAGTTCAGCTGCTGGAGCGGCAGCATGTCCCGAATTTCATCTTCGGTGATGAGGATACAGTGGTTGTGCTTGGGCAGGACGGACTTGTAGCCAATACACTGAAATACTTGCGGGAGCAGCCGTTGATTGGTGTTAATCCCGATCCGCTGCGCTGGGATGGAGTGCTGCTGCCGTTCACCGTCAAGGATCTGCGGCTCCTTCTGCCTGAGGTGTTCCGGGGCCAGCGCCAGGTGCGCGAAGTGACCCTTGCCCGGGCGGAGCTTAATGACGGCCAGAGCCTGTACGGTGTCAATGATTTGTTCATCGGCCGCAAAACCCATGTGTCTGCACGTTACCAGCTTCAACTGAATGATGTAACCGAGCAGCAGTCCTCCAGCGGCATCATTGTCTCCACCGGGATGGGTTCGACCGGCTGGCTCAAGAGCGTCCTCGCCGGAGCGACGGGCATTGTCCGCAGCGCAGCCGGGCTGCAAGTGGATGCGGAAGCGGAGGCAGTACTTGGCTTGGCCGGTTCCGGGCAGCGGCTGGCCTGGGATCATCCGCATCTTTATTTCACGGTGCGGGAACCTTTCCCCAGCCGTACGACCTCCGCCGGAGTTGTCTTCGGGCAGATCGGCGCTCAGCAGCCGCTGCGGATTACCTCGCAGATGCCGGAGGACGGAGTCATTTTCAGCGATGGAGTTGAAAGCGACTTTCTGGAGTTCAATTCCGGGGTGGAGGCCACCATCAGTCTGGCTGAGAAAAGAGGGAGACTGGTAGTGTGA
- a CDS encoding L,D-transpeptidase family protein, whose product MNLHDTAGWCKAYWARSLKLALMFVLLFTACFTGAAAAKAASSELIIVNKKTNKLGYFSGGKLEKIFPVATGKTKSLTPEGSFPIVVKVKNRPYYKEKIPGGDPANPLGDRWLGLKVNGTMGTTYAIHGNNNESSIGKYVSAGCIRMHNDDIHWLYPRVAKNTTVIITSSSSDMETIATKAGYTLGHKVFAGTFIIHGESVKLEDPFVVEDSKVFIPLRESVALWGGTLKLQPGTGALIITVGDRTVIHKPQTAQAVVNGKVVAITASRLESSRLLIPLDNVTGLFGLQFTWKPKEQTVTFAD is encoded by the coding sequence ATGAATCTGCATGATACGGCCGGCTGGTGCAAGGCTTATTGGGCACGCAGTCTCAAGCTGGCGCTAATGTTTGTGCTGCTGTTTACGGCTTGCTTTACCGGAGCGGCGGCAGCAAAGGCAGCGTCGTCAGAGCTGATCATTGTCAACAAGAAGACAAACAAACTTGGTTATTTCAGCGGCGGCAAGCTGGAGAAGATTTTTCCGGTTGCAACGGGCAAAACGAAAAGCCTGACCCCTGAAGGCAGCTTTCCGATTGTGGTCAAGGTCAAGAACAGACCTTACTACAAGGAGAAAATTCCCGGCGGAGATCCGGCCAATCCGCTCGGTGACCGCTGGCTCGGACTGAAAGTGAACGGCACGATGGGCACAACCTATGCCATTCACGGCAACAATAATGAATCCTCCATCGGCAAATATGTCAGCGCCGGCTGCATCCGGATGCATAATGACGATATCCACTGGCTGTATCCGCGGGTGGCCAAGAATACAACCGTTATTATTACGTCCTCCTCATCGGATATGGAAACCATTGCTACCAAAGCAGGTTATACACTCGGCCATAAAGTGTTCGCCGGGACGTTCATCATTCACGGTGAAAGTGTAAAGCTAGAGGATCCTTTTGTAGTGGAGGACTCCAAAGTCTTTATACCTCTCAGAGAATCCGTCGCCCTCTGGGGCGGAACATTGAAACTTCAGCCAGGGACCGGTGCACTTATTATTACCGTCGGGGATCGCACCGTGATTCATAAACCTCAGACTGCTCAAGCGGTAGTTAATGGAAAAGTGGTTGCAATAACAGCTTCACGGCTGGAGAGCAGCAGGCTGCTCATTCCGCTGGACAATGTCACCGGGCTATTCGGATTGCAGTTCACCTGGAAGCCGAAAGAGCAGACAGTGACTTTCGCGGACTAA
- a CDS encoding ABC transporter substrate-binding protein: MKKARQPFAALCVIFVMSTLLLACGNSEEPPAGNAAASSAGSNTAASASPAPEASDADTGEAAAKTRSYTDYKGHTMEIPVTPKRVVYSGETYGDLLALGVQAVGYPLSMGDGQVFEDQLKGVEDVGFPINLEKTLSLQPDLIIYAGTDEADFEALSKIAPTVIFDTFAPLQERMAEIGGLLDKSAEAEAWLAQYKSKETAMWEQLKSDGLMKEGETAAVFTYYPGDRLFVMATTGLSQVLYGENGFKPTPAIQKVLDEGMGFQEVSMEAIEQYSGDRIFLLTPVADEAKQSTEAMLKSQVWKSLPAVKNGYVYTQDIMKTSSDATTREWLLGEIPKLLNNK; the protein is encoded by the coding sequence ATGAAAAAGGCAAGACAACCCTTCGCCGCGTTATGTGTCATCTTCGTGATGAGCACTCTTCTGCTCGCGTGCGGAAACTCTGAGGAACCACCTGCCGGCAATGCTGCGGCTAGCTCTGCTGGCAGCAATACCGCCGCGAGCGCATCACCTGCTCCGGAGGCATCCGACGCTGACACTGGTGAAGCTGCAGCAAAAACCCGCTCGTATACAGATTACAAAGGCCATACTATGGAGATTCCGGTTACACCGAAACGTGTAGTTTACTCCGGAGAAACCTATGGTGACTTACTGGCATTGGGTGTGCAAGCAGTCGGTTATCCGCTTTCGATGGGCGATGGCCAGGTGTTCGAAGACCAGTTGAAGGGTGTCGAGGATGTAGGATTCCCGATTAACCTGGAGAAGACTTTGTCGCTTCAACCCGACTTGATCATCTATGCAGGAACGGACGAAGCGGATTTCGAGGCATTGTCCAAAATTGCACCCACTGTAATCTTCGATACTTTCGCCCCGCTGCAGGAACGGATGGCGGAAATCGGCGGACTTCTTGATAAATCGGCTGAAGCGGAAGCCTGGCTGGCCCAGTACAAGTCAAAGGAAACCGCCATGTGGGAGCAATTGAAAAGCGACGGTCTGATGAAAGAGGGAGAAACCGCAGCTGTCTTCACCTATTATCCCGGTGACCGGCTGTTCGTAATGGCCACCACCGGACTTTCGCAGGTGCTGTATGGTGAGAATGGCTTCAAGCCAACCCCCGCGATCCAGAAGGTGCTTGACGAAGGTATGGGATTCCAGGAAGTATCTATGGAGGCGATTGAACAATATTCCGGAGACCGGATTTTCCTGCTGACTCCTGTTGCCGATGAAGCCAAGCAATCCACAGAAGCAATGCTGAAAAGTCAGGTGTGGAAGAGTCTTCCCGCTGTCAAGAACGGCTATGTCTACACACAAGACATTATGAAGACATCAAGCGATGCAACTACCCGTGAATGGCTGCTGGGAGAAATCCCTAAATTGCTGAATAATAAATAA